In Cryptomeria japonica chromosome 10, Sugi_1.0, whole genome shotgun sequence, a genomic segment contains:
- the LOC131063422 gene encoding uncharacterized protein At1g66480-like, which yields MGNAILSRAHHGHVKIMKLDGQVMKVKAPLTVDEILQDYPGYVILHSDAVRHMGVRAKPLDGSATLKAKHLYFLIELPKLENYQCAPRRIRSGIAMNAKSRLENMLLARRSISDISYMNCEPSSDTSSSEISEDNGAVRVKVRMRRAELIEMMAESHDSSQTAERILESCLNSVKSHQTESRNVMDVQEEKEDNLVWRPSLGSIPETCRNPQVNQVRFRSVQNQEVL from the exons ATGGGCAACGCAATTTTGTCCAGAGCTCATCATGGGCATGTTAAGATCATGAAATTAGACGGACAAGTGATGAAGGTGAAGGCGCCTTTGACAGTAGATGAAATCCTCCAAGATTATCCAGGCTATGTCATTTTGCACTCGGATGCAGTTCGTCATATGGGAGTCAGAGCAAAGCCTCTGGATGGATCTGCAACTCTCAAAGCTAAACATCTCTATTTTCTTATTGAATTGCCAAAGTTGGAAAATTACCAGTGTGCGCCACGAAGGATCCGTTCCGGGATAGCCATGAACGCAAAGTCTAGGCTCGAGAATATGCTCCTTGCGCGCAGATCCATTTCTGATATTTCTTACATGAATTGTGAGCCATCATCAGATACATCTTCTTCGGAGATTAGTGAAGATAATGGAGCTGTTCGGGTTAAAGTGCGTATGAGAAGGGCTGAGCTCATTGAAATGATGGCAGAGAGCCATGACAGTTCTCAAACCGCCGAAAGAATCCTTGAGTCATGCCTCAACTCCGTCAAATCCCACCAAACAGAAAGCAGAAATGTAATGGATGttcaagaggaaaaggaagacaattTGGTATGGAGACCATCCCTTGGGAGCATACCTGAAACTTGCAGAAACCCCCAG GTAAACCAGGTTAGATTTCGCTCTGTGCAGAATCAAGAAGTCTTGTAG